A segment of the Melopsittacus undulatus isolate bMelUnd1 chromosome W unlocalized genomic scaffold, bMelUnd1.mat.Z SUPER_W_unloc_3, whole genome shotgun sequence genome:
GTTAGCTACAGAACTATAGCATTTGCTTagctaagaaagaaaaggttcagcaacaaaaacagtttttatttgGCCTATGTGTGAAAGCCTTAATAATGCAACCCAGTTACATCACAGTATATGCAGTTTTCGAAGGATACAAGATAACTTCCACTGGGTAATGAATAGGGGTGTTAATGATAAATGGTCTATCTGTTGCTCTTCCAGCCATCCATACAGGGTTGGGATCTGAAAAAACTCTTGTAACTAAAATAGGGAAAGGAAACATCCAGGTTAAGTGTTTTTTCAGTCTTAATACAGAGCTCAAATTCTCACAGAACAGCTGCCAGTATGATAATGACTACTGCCCTGTTATTCATAGCTGTACATTCAGGCTTACCATATCTATCCCAATATGCTGCAATGATGTTTGTTAGATCAGTCACTTGCAAAGAGActtgtgccattgaccacagaCACCTGTTACAACAAGGAGATACTTGCATTATTTGTCCACTCTTCAAGGAAGTAACTCTACCAAGTTTCTTACACAAAGTCACCATGCTCTTGAAGGAATGCACATAACCATCAGACTGAACATCTTGGCagaatgtcgtggtttaaaaccaaactgcacagctcgttcactcactcccccccttgctcccctgactaccagagagttaggaaggagaatccaaaaaatgtagaccccacgggttgagataagaacggtttaataactaaggcataacacaaatcactactgctactactattacaaataataatgataaagccaataacaagtgaagagaatacaacacctcaccagccaccaacccataactcaccccaccctgcccgaccgagcaccgactgataccttctccatccctccagagctccagcccttccgggtctctcccagttacatcctgggtatgacgtgctatggtatggaatacctctttggctagcctgggtcaggtgtcctgtctctccttcctcccggcctcccctcctccctggcagagcatgagctcagaaaaaggccttggacaaaccaaacatctgatcagtaactcaaaacatgcttgctatcagcaaccgttctcagcccgaaagtcaaaacacagcactgcaccagctaccaagaaggagaaaaatgactgctactgttcaaaccaggacacagaaTAACCTTATCTGCCTTTCAGCCTAACAAGAAAACACCAGTTCCAATGTTTTGCAGTCTACTCTGTACTGGATTATGAATAATTAGGGTGTAACCTATGATACTAGGAGGGTAAAGAGAGGGGGAatggatggagaaggaaaaaaaaagtttcttcacATTGTATCTGGTATCCAGTCCACAATGGTTAAGCAATTGCCTATGGTTCCGTTTCAGGTGTCCATTTATACAGAGCTGAGACCCTGgcacaggagaaaaatactgaagagcTATGCTCTGCATCACAAGCCTTGACATTCTCTGAAATGGTGAACATGAGAAAAGTGAATTTGGGGGGGGACGACACAGGACAGGACATGACACAACACAACACACTTTTctacttctttgttttttacagattttctgcatggattttatttttctcctgactCCCAGTTTCAGACTGTCACATTACAACAAGGGAACACCaaataagaaatattaattaatttttttaattagctacCTTAGTTGGGAGTTACTTAACTTTATAAACCaatcagtcccacagaaattCAGTGAAGTGCAACAATCTGTGGCTAATGACAAAGATTTGACTTGACatgtgaaaagcagcaagatAACTAAACACATTCATTGgagacacattttaaaatactcagACAGTAAAGACCAAACAAGAAAGTTCCTTTGCCCTTATCAACCACTCaatctgaaggaaaatgttatttcctgTAAAACAAAGGTGCTATGAATATTGGAACTGTGATACTAATCACACTCCAGCACAAATTTAGGACTGTCAGGCCTTTATTCTGTGCCTTGTAGGTTTAAGAATGTTTTCTACATcacacaccaaaacccaaaatgaaaccaaaccaaaaccaagacacacaaaacataTCCAAAGATGCAACGGAGCAAGACTAAGAATAAcccagcagaggaggagaaaataaatcatttgtTAATAAATCTTTCAGATAGTAATTTCAAATATGAAAAGGTTCTTCCATGCTTTGCATAACCACTACTGGAATATTACATTGGGTCtaaatgttaaaacaaaactaaaaatgcTCACATAAAACTGGTAGGAAATGAGTAGAATTAGCTGAAATTCAACTACATGCTCTGAAGATTGTAGCAGAAGGTCCAATCTAAAATACAACTGATCCATTTTGCCATCTTGGTTTTCATTGTCTTCTTTAGTTGTTTTTTTGAAGACTGGAATTTATgttagaaagaaaaccaaaggtAAAACCCCAAGGGATCTCCACAACTGCAGTATGCACATACTACAGAAGCAGATAAACCACACTTAGCAATAAAAAGCTGCTTGACTTTATAGACACAGGACTACAAGCAAGCAAGAAACCTGCAATTTTGTCTGTTATACAATGTCTCATATGCCCTCCAGGGAGGGAAAGCATATCAGACTCTTCAAGGTCTCTTCTGCCCTATACCATTCCAACCACCTCCCCTGCATGCTACAAAGCACACCTTAGTACTGGATCTTGTGTTACATCCTGTGCAAGTGTGTGATCGATAGTCAGGCGTTTACACCTTGCCATTGCAGCCTGCCTCTTAACGGCCTCTGAATGACAATTTATGATTATAAGCCAAGGCTTGCTATGCTTCTGTGCCACAAATGCCCAGCACTTCAGCTATTTGCAAGCATAACAGGATCTATAACAGAcgtaatgcagaaaaaaaattgccacTGTTGAATCCCAAAAAGGACAACATTCAGTTTAGAAAGCACATACCTGCTTTCAAAACCAGAGGCTACCAAGCAACCCCTGCAAACTTCAGACCACAATAAGCTATATGGAGGATGGAGGGGAGCAACTAATTTGAGTAAACTGATGTGTTCATGCAAACTACCAGtagtgcttagggacatggccTGGAGGTGGACTTGGTAGTGTTAAattaatggttggacttcattatcttaagggtcttttccaaccaaaatgATTCTACGACACAGGGAGTTGATGTAAAGAATAGTAACGGACTAAGCAAAGGGTTAAGAAATTTTTTTGAAACTATGTCTTGATTGTCTTAACTTAGTATAGGGAacagatatagaatcatagaatagttagggttggaaaggaccttaagatcatctagttccaacccccctgcaatggacagggacacctcacactaaaccatatcacccaaggcttcatccaacctgctcttgaacactgccagggatggagcattcactacctccctggccaacccattccagtacctcaccaccctaacaggaaagaatttcttccttatatccaatctaaacctctgctgtttaagtttcaacccgttaccccttgtcctatcactacagtccctaatgaatagtccctccccagcatccctgtaggcccccttcagatactggaaggctcctatgaggtctccatgcagccttctcttctccaggctgaacagccccaactttctcagcctgtcttcatatggaaggtgctccagtcccctgatcatcctcgtggccctcctctggacttgttctaacagctccatgtcctttttatgttgagggcaccagaactgcacaccgtactccaagggaggtctcatgagagcagagtggcAGGAtgacctcctttgacctgcttgtcatgctccttttgatgcagcccagaatacggttgactttctgggctgcaagcgcacactgctggctcatgttcattttctcattgaccaacacccccaagtccatctctgcagggctgctctgaatttcctttttttgcccaacctgtagctgtgcctgggattgctccgacacaggtggaggaccttgcacttggcatggttaaatttcatggggttggcatcagcccacctcacaagcgtgtcaaggtccctctgaatggcattccttccctccagcgtatcaaccgaaccacacagcttggtgtcatcggcaaacttgctgagggcacactcaatcccactgtccatgtcagcaacaaagatgttaaacaagaccagtcccaacaccaatctctgagggacaccactcgttactggtttcctAGCTGGccattgaactgttgaccacaactctttgcgtgcggccatccagccagttctttatccaccgagtggtccacctatcaaattgatgtctctccaatttagagacaaggatgtcatgtgggacagtgtcgaacgctttgcacaagtccaggtagatgacatcaactgctccacccctgtccatcatgAAATGCCcgcagcatggggaacaaaccAGAGGAATTAGAGGCATGGGCACATATACGAGGCTATGATaaaataggcatcacagaaatatgGTGGGATGGCTAatatgactggagtgttggaatggaaggttacaggctttttagaaaagacaggcccgttaggaggggagagggagttgccctttatgttagggataggctggagagtatggaactctggtGACTGctgagcagttaacagaaagtttgtgcgtcagggttaaggggaaaacagtgatgggagacattactgtggggatctgttacaaactgcctgatcaagaggaacctgtggatgaagaactctacagacaaataggaaaagcctcacgctcacaggcccttgttctcatgggggacttcaaccaccctgacatctgttggggcgacggtacggccaggcacaagcaatccaggaggtttctcgattgtgtggaagacaacttccttctgcaagcaatagaggagctgacgaggagaAGTGCCGTGCTTGACCTTGTAAAATACGAATTCACTTCTCCacacaagataacaaggttttattaagggacaacgtcaataaagcaaaagcaaacagcgctgggctcatgaccgtagccagaggcgcaaaTGATTAGTAATTGTTACAGGTTTACgtactttcacaattccattagtcacatacatacTCATAATCCCTGTATATAGGCAGGGaatattataattaagtccagtaatttattatcataagtctcctcctcttggcgtctgcgcactgctcttcagtAATTGTGGGCAagggtcttgaggatgaagtaagcagtcttcctcttgtgagtaggggtcttcaagatgaagtaagcagtcttcctcacagtgtacttttcaactttggcacagttgaacaccccagtaatcacacaacttgCTAAAatcagccatatctgtaattattctgataactaacaaagatttaaaacagtgtgaccttcctgcaaattTTATATCAGGACAGGCAGACGAGGAGTATCTgaagctagcagatgtttgggaggctctgtctctaaactaactgataagtagaaggatggtgtgaaataactccttcatgcttagtggggtcactaaatcttgttatctcaccacagacttacaacacaaacattgttctttaaaactaaagatactttagaggactagtgtgaaacaattaactcacatttagtgaggccactaaattccacaggctaacaacataaacattgttctctttctacaacctaagttaaactaaaaagtactttatattttacaggccctagcttttcttctatcaagcatgcaaaccccccctttcttctctttacctttacagattcttctattATGCGACTCcgttttgctcatcttgtgtctttttttagttttgttactGTAAACTTGTATAGTTgtatccacataaccacacctatgatttgcgaaagccaatacatttatcaCAGTAGCCAAAACACATTGTTTGAAATCGGGGACACTTTTCCCACAAAAAGATGAATGTCTGACACAACCTGTTTTAACTAGTCGCTATAAGACTTGCggttgccagctggggaaaCTGTGCCAAGGATGAAAAGTACATAACGAGGAAGACCTCTTACTTCATCCAGAAGACCCCGGGGAGAGACCAGTAGATGGCAGTGCGCAGGTGTAGAAGGGAAGCATGAAAAAAACTCTTAACCTTTTGCTTAGTCTGTTACTATTCCTCACATCAGTATCGCGTGTGCAACACGGCGTACGAAAACAACTCTACAACCACCATCTTACCCCCAACCCTCATCATGGCTACAGCAGAACATAGATTGATAGGATACGGCGCCTATCAGCATGCCAGGCGCAGGGTGGGGGTGGGTGGAGAGGTGGGGAAAGGGCTCGCCAGCCAATAAGCGCGCTCCGTTGCATTCCGTGACTGACGGCTGCGGTGAGGTGGGAGCGCGCCCCAGACTGATAGTGGGATAGACGTGGGGGTACCCACGATATGGTTTGGAGCAACCCGGGCAAAGCCGAGCGGACGCATGACTCCGCATTCGGTCGATGGTGGCACTCTCGGCTGGCGCAACCCAGCTCACGCGCCAGCCGGAAGCGCCGAGTTCGGGTGGTTGTTAGGGAACGGACCAACCGGAAGTTCCGCCTACCGAGCCGCGGTGTTGTTGTGACAGGCACCGTGACACCGCCAGGCCTGCCACGAGTTCCCACCGCTGCACCATGAAGTGGATGTTCAAGGAGGACCACGCACTGGGTAAGGATGGGCTCTGGCTGGGCACTGCTCGCCGCCTCTCGTGTTGCTGTGTGTTCCGGTTGGTTCCCCGGGTCGGACGGCCTGTGTCTGGGCGGACAGCTGTCCGAGGCCCGCGGTAGCGAAGGGTGGCGCGATGCCCGAGGACGCATTCCTGAACAGCCGGAGGTCCCCCTCGGGGGGGGGGCAAGGCGACTACGAACCCCACAGGCTGCTGTTCCTGCGGGCCTGGGACACCGTCGGTTTCGTTACCGTGCAGTGACTAATTGCGAGTTTTGTTCACAGAGCATAGATGTGTCGAGTCGGCAAAAATCCGAGCCAAATACCCTGATCGTGTCCCGGTGAGTAACCAAGCCAGCTTCATCTGATTGCTGCGAAGCAAAGATGGATAAGCTGCTTCCATCCTGTCCTCTCATTTAATCAGATCCTACTGTGAAATACAAGCTCACTCCTCTAATcgagataacaaggttttattgagggacaaagtcaataaagcaaaagcaacagcgCTGGGCACATGACCATAGCCAGAGGTGCGCTGATTagcatttgttacaggtttatatactttcactattgtattagtcacatacatattcataattcccgTGTATAGGCGGGGAATATTATAACTAGCTCCAAGaacttattatcataagtctcctcctcttggcgtctgcgcactgctctccagtgattgtgggcaggggtcttgaggatgaagtaaacagtcttcctcttgtgagtaggggtcttcaagatgaagtaagcagtcttcctcactgtacttttcacctttggcacagttggacgccccagtaatcacacaactcgttaaaaccagccatatctgtaattattctgataactagcaaagatttagaacagtgtgaccttcctgcaaaatttattgcaggaTGTGCAGACAAGGAGTATCTGAAGCTAGCAGATatttgggaggctctgtctctaaactaactgataagtagagggatggtgtgaaataattcacttatgtttagtggggccactaaatccTGTTATCTCGCCACAGACTtgcaacacaaacattgttctttaaagctaaagGTACTTAGTGTGAAAGAATTTACTCATGcttagtggggccactaaattccacaggcttacaacataaacattgttatCTTTCTACagcctaagttaagctaaaagtactttatattttccaggcactagcttttcttatatcaactcccccccccccccttcttttacctttacaaattcttttgctaTGTGGTTCTGttttgctcaagagttctgGCCATTTTCAACTTGTTGTCTAATCTTGGGTCTTTAGCgagctttgtttctgttatttcaaACTCAtacagttatatccacatagcaacacctatgatttgtgaaagccaatacatttatgtgtttatcactcTACTAAGGGAATTAATCTTTCCTTGTGTCTTCTTAGGTGTTTTAAAGAGGCCCCAAACACATCTAACTAATCCAACATCCTCTCTTCTGCCCCAGTGCACAAGTAAGCAAGAGTGCCCGATCTAAGCACTTTCCAGGCATATTTATGCTTTATCAGTATCCTGATTTCTTCTAATGGCAATTATATCCCAGTAAATACCTTCAGTGTCCTGAGGATTCATTCTGTGCCTGATCCCAAGAGCAATAAGTTCTTTAAACCTTGACAGTCTTCCATCCTGGCTCTATGGGGAAGATGATTTTCTCTCATGTATCCATGTCTATAACCACTTAGCGTGGTAAATTTCCCCATGCAAATCCTGTTTGAAGAGCCAGTGCAAGTGGtgacttttcctttttgcattaATAACTCCCTACCTGCTAATTAGTGAATGAGTTTTCCTCTTCACACCACAATTCCTTTTATAATCGTTCAGTCAGATGACCACACTTCACATCTTTGTTACAGCTAGCAGCACGTCCATGTTCTTGACATACCTGCTTGGGAGTAAAATTTCCCACATCTAGTCTGATCACATGCCAGTTGGTGCCACTTCTGTCTGGCCTTTTGGTAAATAGCATCCATTAGGtagtgcagcctggagaagaaccTCTAATCCCATTGActttgctgctgagctgcaacTAGTCACAGcaccttctccagctgcagtcTGGCAGGCTGAGCTGATCCTTGCCATTCCCTGCTTGGCTAGCTACCCCCTCATGTACAGACTGCAGCGCGCTAGTGACCATCCATCTCCACAGATACCCATTTGTCCATTTCAAGAATATCCCTCATAACCCTAGGGGAAGAAGAAACACTTAAATTCAGTGTGAGACAGAATTACATGATGCTGTATCAGGAATGGACAGCAATGTGTGGATGGATACAGGAGTTAAATCTCAAATTGCAGTGTGATGCTTTTTCTGGGCCAGTACATGTTTTATGCATGATTGGGGAAACAGGTGGTCTAAGGGTTAAAGTTTTTCTAGAAGCAGTTCACCAACAGCCTCAACTTTGATTTATGACAGTTTCTGCATTATGAAGCTAAAATGCTTAGTGTGTTATTGTAATCTTAAAAATTCAAAAGTATCAGTTGTTAAGGCTTCAGTATGCCTTTCAGGTTGTTCTTGGTCTGCTTTACAGGTCCCTCAAACTAAACTGAGGGGGCAGGTCCTATGccctccttttatttctgtaggCAGATCTGAAGAAATTATAAGGAAAACCCTCTCCACATCATAAGATAGCATATTTTGTAAATTTACTTGGGCATTACCTGGATGATGTGGCAATGGGGAATGCAGAGCTAAGGAATGGAGACACTGTAAGCCTTATTTCCTCATGtgctatattttttcctttaagaactAGCCTGTGTAGAGGAATAAGCATTAAGTCCTTTTCACAAATAATACTTAattctctttcttcctgtatctgttgctttctgtttgttttgtttgtggccATCCTGTAGTAAATTTCTGATTTCCTAACCTAAAGTAAGATACTCTAATATCAGTCCAGCATAATACAAAGCAGAGAATAGCATCAGTGAATCCTATCTTGATGACAGTAACACAGTGGAACAAACAATGTGCCTTAGAGTGCAGGTATATACAGAATAACAcgtgtgaaaataaaaaaaaattgattttcagAGCTAAATTCAGTATGTTATTGCAGACCTGAGTCTACAGACATCCTAAAATAGTGGTTAACACAGGcagcatttttttcagagttgcaagcaaatgttttttcctaGCTGTTAACAGGAGCAAGAAATGTAACTTACAACTGCTAGATAAAGCTAATTATGTGCTAACACATAGATATATCCAAACAAAACAGGGGAAGATGAAGTTTTATTCCCAATGTTATGATCAAGGTGATTTTTGGAATACCCTTCATAAGCCTCTCAAAAAACCCCATGTGATTAACATCTCTGTAATAATGAGTTTAGATTTAGGAGACCAGGTACATGAGTAATTCCAGAGGATGCAAGTATACCTGTGTTAAGTAATAACTTTACTTTTTATCTACAGATGCACTTAAAATGGCAATAAAACATCAAAAGGTTTctttttgaaatgcagagatgAAATGCATCCCTTTAGATAGCACAATCACTCTTGTAAAATTATGAAAAGCATTTGGGTCCCATGTGTTTTGCTAACCCTTCAGACCTGGGAAGGCATTTAAATTTATACACtgatcagaaaac
Coding sequences within it:
- the LOC117438236 gene encoding LOW QUALITY PROTEIN: transmembrane protein 231-like (The sequence of the model RefSeq protein was modified relative to this genomic sequence to represent the inferred CDS: inserted 2 bases in 1 codon), coding for MRPLGFARVAPNHIVVFKKTTKEDNENQDGKMDQLYFRLDLLLQSSEHVVEFQLILLISYQFYRMSRLVMQSIALQYFSPVPGSQLCINGHLKRNHRQLLNHCGLDTRYNVSVVNGTSLFASDXDLTNIIAAYWDRYVTRVFSDPNPVWMAGRATDRPFIINTPIHYPVEVILYPSKTAYTVM